The Primulina eburnea isolate SZY01 chromosome 8, ASM2296580v1, whole genome shotgun sequence genome contains a region encoding:
- the LOC140838356 gene encoding uncharacterized protein, translating to MPNVYDNWERLVVATLKTENLRQLALCSSFSSCSSSFSDYSQSYFSGFEINSHQLADVPEELVKRLLKKPITSPHILEKSILLADQVILAADFAILFKRECADLKSKTRTLAYLLRLQARARRHYFARRIVSYTEQVLDEALALLLKCSANVLKRAFTIIPTAAFPKMSSQLQSSIVDVSWLLKISAGYEGHIGLPPFACNDPIICLILEQIAILSMGSMEGRSNASGLLVTLFRENDRFGKLFIEDGGVLPLSKLMKVGALEGRENAARAIGLLGNDPENVKKMIHTDVCLVFVEVLKRGPMKVQALVAWAVSEFSSHYPKCQDLFARLGIIPLLVSHLAFRSKYHVAINTVLLTSDSGSNTAANAIEISGNGEDVENHISSPLRTEQPNLEQDVVNGTRALRGDNGFIQNNLGTSNDKDVAMVNPVHFLVSGASVGAQEVEDPVTEAYRKTMVLRALRYLAKGNHAICLSISKPRTLRIFAVLLKNGPEEVRHNLAMALMEITTVAEGNAELKSAFNPNSPACKAVFDQLFMVINEADSKILTPCIKIIGNLAQNFCTEGARMISPLVNLLDKGEAEVDSEVCATLTKFICPENDLHQHYSKLIISVGGVHHLVQLVYFGEKIVKKRALTVVCYIALHVPDSEDVAQVNLLTVLKWAENELWLVRDEYMCTLLEGVERQLLLHQSSGTPLNR from the exons ATGCCGAATGTGTATGATAACTGGGAGAGGTTGGTGGTAGCCACGCTGAAAACAGAGAACCTTCGCCAGCTTGCGCTCTGTTCCAGCTTCAGCAGCTGCAGCAGCTCCTTCTCCGAttattcccagagttatttttCGGGTTTTGAAATCAATTCTCACCAGCTAGCAGATGTTCCTG AGGAATTGGTGAAACGATTGTTAAAGAAACCAATCACGTCTCCCCACATCTTGGAGAAGTCTATCTTGTTGGCGGATCAGGTGATACTTGCGGCGGATTTTGCCATCCTTTTCAAACGAGAATGCGCGGACCTTAAATCCAAGACTCGAACACTCGCGTATCTTCTGCGCCTGCAGGCGCGTGCCCGCAGGCATTACTTTGCTCGCCGCATCGTTAGCTACACGGAGCAAGTCCTGGATGAAGCACTGGCCTTGCTGCTGAAATGTTCTGCTAATGTCCTGAAGCGTGCGTTCACCATTATACCAACTGCCGCCTTCCCCAAAATGTCATCTCAACTACAATCATCTATTGTTGATGTCAGCTGGCTTCTAAAAATCTCTGCTGGCTATGAGGGCCACATTGGCTTACCTCCATTCGCCTGCAATGACCCAATCATCTGCCTTATATTGGAGCAAATCGCCATCTTGTCCATGGGTTCAATGGAGGGTCGATCCAATGCGTCTGGGCTTCTGGTTACTTTATTTCGCGAAAATGATCGGTTTGGAAAGTTGTTTATTGAGGACGGTGGAGTTTTACCCTTGTCAAAATTGATGAAGGTAGGTGCATTAGAGGGGCGGGAGAATGCCGCCAGGGCGATTGGATTGCTTGGAAATGACCCTGAAAATGTCAAGAAAATGATACATACTGACGTTTGCTTAGTCTTTGTAGAAGTACTCAAAAGAGGGCCGATGAAAGTTCAGGCTTTAGTTGCTTGGGCTGTGTCAGAATTTTCCTCACATTACCCCAAATGCCAGGATCTTTTTGCACGGCTCGGCATTATTCCGTTGCTAGTTAGTCATCTCGCCTTCAGAAGCAAATACCATGTTGCCATCAATACCGTTTTATTGACAAGTGATAGTGGTAGCAATACTGCAGCAAATGCCATTGAGATTAGCGGGAATGGTGAGGATGTTGAAAACCACATCTCCAGTCCATTGAGGACTGAGCAGCCTAATCTGGAGCAAGATGTGGTTAATGGTACCAGGGCTTTGCGGGGTGACAATGGTTTTATTCAGAACAACCTTGGCACGAGCAATGACAAAGATGTTGCCATGGTAAATCCTGTACATTTTTTGGTATCTGGAGCGAGTGTTGGAGCTCAAGAAGTGGAGGACCCTGTGACCGAAGCATATAGAAAGACGATGGTTTTAAGAGCCCTTCGCTACCTTGCTAAAGGGAATCATGCCATTTGCCTAAGCATTTCGAAGCCAAGAACTTTACGGATCTTCGCTGTTCTTTTGAAGAATGGGCCTGAAGAAGTTCGTCACAATTTGGCCATGGCACTGATGGAGATCACCACAGTTGCAGAGGGAAATGCAGAGTTAAAATCGGCATTCAACCCCAACTCGCCTGCCTGCAAAGCAGTCTTTGATCAGCTCTTTATGGTCATTAACGAGGCCGATTCAAAAATACTCACTCCTTGCATTAAAATAATTGGAAATTTGGCTCAAAATTTCTGTACAGAAGGTGCAAGAATGATAAGTCCCCTTGTAAATTTACTAGACAAGGGAGAAGCCGAGGTTGATAGTGAAGTTTGTGCCACTCTCACCAAGTTCATTTGCCCCGAAAATGATCTACACCAGCATTACTCTAAGTTAATCATCAGCGTAGGAGGAGTGCATCACCTAGTTCAGCTGGTGTACTTCGGAGAGAAGATTGTTAAAAAACGTGCATTGACAGTGGTGTGCTATATCGCATTGCACGTGCCAGACAGCGAAGATGTCGCACAGGTGAACTTGCTCACTGTGCTGAAATGGGCCGAAAACGAACTCTGGTTAGTGCGAGATGAATACATGTGCACATTGTTAGAAGGCGTTGAAAGGCAGTTGTTACTCCATCAATCTTCAGGGACACCATTGAAtcgatga
- the LOC140838357 gene encoding ferredoxin--NADP reductase, leaf-type isozyme, chloroplastic isoform X1: MAAAVSAAVSLPSSKSSSLLPARTSIISTERINFNKVPLFYRNVSSGAPVVLIKAQVTTDAPAKVEKVSKKQEEGVIVNKFKPKDPYVGMCLLNTKITADDAPGETWHMVFSTEGEVPYREGQSIGVIADGVDKNGKPHKLRLYSIASSALGDFGDSKTVSLCVKRLVYTNDQGEIVKGVCSNFLCDLKPGAEVKITGPVGKEMLMPKDPNANVIMLATGTGIAPFRGFLWKMFFEKYDDYKFNGLAWLFLGVPTSSSLLYKEEFEKMKEKSPENFRVDYAVSREQANAKGEKMYIQTRMAEYAEELWELLKKDNTYVYICGLKGMEKGIDDIMISLAAKEGIDWIDYKKQLKRSEQWNVEVY; the protein is encoded by the exons ATGGCTGCTGCAGTCAGTGCTGCAGTGTCTCTCCCTTCCTCCAAGTCCTCTTCTCTTCTTCCTGCCAGAACATCCATTATTTCCACAGAAAGAATCAATTTCAACAAG GTTCCTTTATTCTACAGGAATGTGTCATCAGGTGCCCCAGTAGTGCTCATTAAAGCACAAGTTACCACAGACGCCCCTGCCAAGGTAGAGAAGGTTTCAAAGAAACAGGAAGAAGGGGTGATAGTAAACAAGTTCAAGCCTAAGGATCCATACGTTGGCATGTGTCTTCTTAACACCAAGATCACAGCTGATGATGCTCCCGGTGAAACGTGGCACATGGTTTTCAGCACCGAGG GGGAGGTACCTTACAGAGAAGGACAGTCAATTGGGGTGATTGCAGATGGGGTAGACAAGAATGGGAAGCCTCACAAGTTACGGCTATACTCAATCGCAAGCAGTGCCCTTGGCGACTTTGGGGATTCCAAGACT GTTTCTTTGTGTGTTAAAAGGCTCGTCTACACCAACGACCAAGGGGAAATCGTCAAAGGCGTTTGCTCAAACTTCTTGT GCGACTTGAAACCAGGAGCTGAAGTGAAAATAACTGGACCTGTAGGCAAAGAGATGCTCATGCCAAAAGACCCCAATGCGAACGTTATAATG CTTGCCACTGGGACTGGGATTGCTCCCTTTCGTGGTTTCTTATGGAAAATGTTCTTTGAGAAGTATGATGACTACAAG TTCAACGGATTAGCATGGCTGTTCTTGGGAGTTCCTACAAGCAGCTCATTACTCTACAAAGAG GAATTCGAGAAAATGAAGGAGAAATCCCCTGAAAACTTCAGGGTGGACTATGCAGTTAGCAGAGAGCAGGCAAACGCCAAAGGAGAGAAGATGTACATCCAAACCCGAATGGCTGAATATGCAGAAGAGCTATGGGAACTGCTCAAGAAAGATAACACCTACGTCTACATATGCGGGCTGAAGGGAATGGAGAAGGGTATTGATGACATAATGATATCCTTGGCTGCTAAAGAAG GTATTGATTGGATAGATTACAAAAAGCAGTTGAAGAGATCGGAACAATGGAATGTGGAAGTGTACTGA
- the LOC140838357 gene encoding ferredoxin--NADP reductase, leaf isozyme 1, chloroplastic isoform X2 has protein sequence MCLLNTKITADDAPGETWHMVFSTEGEVPYREGQSIGVIADGVDKNGKPHKLRLYSIASSALGDFGDSKTVSLCVKRLVYTNDQGEIVKGVCSNFLCDLKPGAEVKITGPVGKEMLMPKDPNANVIMLATGTGIAPFRGFLWKMFFEKYDDYKFNGLAWLFLGVPTSSSLLYKEEFEKMKEKSPENFRVDYAVSREQANAKGEKMYIQTRMAEYAEELWELLKKDNTYVYICGLKGMEKGIDDIMISLAAKEGIDWIDYKKQLKRSEQWNVEVY, from the exons ATGTGTCTTCTTAACACCAAGATCACAGCTGATGATGCTCCCGGTGAAACGTGGCACATGGTTTTCAGCACCGAGG GGGAGGTACCTTACAGAGAAGGACAGTCAATTGGGGTGATTGCAGATGGGGTAGACAAGAATGGGAAGCCTCACAAGTTACGGCTATACTCAATCGCAAGCAGTGCCCTTGGCGACTTTGGGGATTCCAAGACT GTTTCTTTGTGTGTTAAAAGGCTCGTCTACACCAACGACCAAGGGGAAATCGTCAAAGGCGTTTGCTCAAACTTCTTGT GCGACTTGAAACCAGGAGCTGAAGTGAAAATAACTGGACCTGTAGGCAAAGAGATGCTCATGCCAAAAGACCCCAATGCGAACGTTATAATG CTTGCCACTGGGACTGGGATTGCTCCCTTTCGTGGTTTCTTATGGAAAATGTTCTTTGAGAAGTATGATGACTACAAG TTCAACGGATTAGCATGGCTGTTCTTGGGAGTTCCTACAAGCAGCTCATTACTCTACAAAGAG GAATTCGAGAAAATGAAGGAGAAATCCCCTGAAAACTTCAGGGTGGACTATGCAGTTAGCAGAGAGCAGGCAAACGCCAAAGGAGAGAAGATGTACATCCAAACCCGAATGGCTGAATATGCAGAAGAGCTATGGGAACTGCTCAAGAAAGATAACACCTACGTCTACATATGCGGGCTGAAGGGAATGGAGAAGGGTATTGATGACATAATGATATCCTTGGCTGCTAAAGAAG GTATTGATTGGATAGATTACAAAAAGCAGTTGAAGAGATCGGAACAATGGAATGTGGAAGTGTACTGA